Proteins from one Streptomyces sp. NBC_00390 genomic window:
- a CDS encoding GNAT family N-acetyltransferase, whose protein sequence is MGKNASTIHIEPWSEDDFDLLRAANASELMDHLGGPETDEQLVLRHRRYVDLSADRTGRGRMFRIVCEADGRAAGTVGFWENTWNGRQVYETGWSVLPGFQGRGIATAGTLAAVEQARAARKHRFLHAFPSVDNGPSNAVCRKAGFTLVGECDFEYPPGQPLRSHDWRIDLGPF, encoded by the coding sequence ATGGGCAAGAACGCATCGACGATCCACATCGAGCCGTGGTCCGAGGACGACTTCGACCTTCTCCGCGCGGCGAACGCATCTGAGTTGATGGACCACCTGGGCGGCCCGGAGACCGATGAGCAGCTGGTCCTACGGCATCGGCGGTACGTGGACCTGAGCGCGGACCGCACCGGCCGGGGCCGGATGTTCCGCATCGTCTGCGAGGCCGACGGGCGGGCGGCCGGGACAGTCGGTTTCTGGGAGAACACCTGGAACGGCCGGCAGGTCTACGAGACGGGCTGGAGCGTGCTGCCCGGCTTCCAGGGGCGGGGCATCGCGACCGCCGGCACGCTCGCTGCGGTCGAGCAGGCCAGGGCGGCGCGCAAGCACCGCTTCCTGCACGCTTTCCCGTCCGTGGACAACGGCCCGTCCAACGCGGTGTGCCGGAAGGCGGGCTTCACGCTGGTCGGCGAGTGCGACTTCGAGTACCCGCCCGGGCAGCCGCTCCGGTCCCACGACTGGCGCATCGACCTCGGGCCGTTCTGA